In one Culex quinquefasciatus strain JHB chromosome 2, VPISU_Cqui_1.0_pri_paternal, whole genome shotgun sequence genomic region, the following are encoded:
- the LOC6042100 gene encoding endocuticle structural glycoprotein SgAbd-2, translating into MKQIVCVLVVGLIGAVLADKDATVLRHDAEVNVDGSYQYAYETSNGIAHEEQGALKNLGEEQAQVAQGRFSYADPEGNKISLQYVADENGFQPQGDHLPTPPPIPVLIEKALRILAAQSSQQ; encoded by the exons ATGAAACAA ATTGTTTGTGTTCTGGTTGTGGGGCTGATCGGTGCCGTGTTGGCCGATAAGGATGCCACCGTGCTGCGACATGATGCCGAGGTCAACGTTGACGGATCGTACCAGTACGCGTACGAAACGTCCAATGGAATCGCCCACGAAGAGCAGGGAGCCCTGAAGAACCTCGGCGAGGAACAAGCTCAG GTTGCCCAAGGTCGCTTCTCGTACGCCGATCCCGAGGGTAACAAGATCTCGCTGCAGTACGTGGCCGACGAGAACGGATTCCAGCCCCAGGGTGATCACCTGCCGACGCCACCACCAATTCCAGTGCTGATTGAGAAAGCGCTCCGAATCCTGGCGGCGCAATCTTCGCAGCAGTAA
- the LOC6042101 gene encoding larval cuticle protein LCP-30: protein MNLVTVVVVLVSALCVVAQNDGKYRPPVTTTTARPFTTRYRPYRPYDPFNQYRNANQGRYVARADGRYSGASDGRYVPRNDGKYVHVDGPSGAGAGKYTHIEGPSGAGPGKYSHLDGPSGSGSGNRGSGASNQGSGAGAPATSAPTAPPTFVPTTPIPVLAQRAQVRTAPPKPYDADGWKIIRLEHNVRKDGYQYIFETQNGINAEESGRIEPDGNGSEGLRSTGFYEYVGDDGQLYRVDYVADSNGFIPQGDHIPKVPPAIEKLLAYLASQPK, encoded by the exons ATGAATCTGGTTACG GTGGTAGTGGTGCTGGTTAGTGCCCTGTGCGTGGTGGCCCAGAACGACGGAAAGTATCGACCTCCGGTTACCACGACTACGGCGAGGCCATTTACAACCAGATATAGGCCGTATCGTCCGTACGATCCGTTCAACCAGTATCGGAACGCCAACCAGGGAAGATACGTTGCTCGGGCTGATGGGAGATACTCGGGGGCTAGTGATGGACGTTATGTCCCACGGAACGACGGAAAATATGTGCACGTTGACGGTCCATCGGGAGCTGGTGCCGGAAAGTATACGCATATCGAGGGTCCATCTGGAGCGGGACCTGGAAAATACAGCCATTTGGATGGACCCTCTGGATCTGGGTCTGGTAACCGAGGATCTGGCGCCAGTAACCAAGGATCTGGGGCCGGAGCACCGGCTACTTCCGCACCAACAGCTCCTCCGACTTTTGTTCCAACCACTCCGATTCCAGTTCTTGCCCAGCGGGCTCAGGTGAGAACCGCTCCTCCCAAACCATATGATGCTGATGGATGGAAAATCATCCGATTAGAGCACAATGTTCGCAAAGATGGCTACCAATACAT CTTCGAGACCCAAAACGGTATCAACGCAGAAGAGTCCGGCCGAATCGAACCCGACGGCAACGGTTCCGAGGGACTGCGTTCGACCGGGTTCTACGAGTACGTCGGTGACGATGGCCAACTGTACCGCGTGGATTACGTCGCAGACTCCAACGGTTTCATACCGCAGGGCGATCACATCCCCAAGGTTCCACCGGCGATCGAGAAGCTGCTGGCCTATCTGGCAAGTCAGCCCAAATGA